In the genome of Leptospira broomii serovar Hurstbridge str. 5399, the window CTTGACCTCACCGTGATTTTTGTCAGTTTTGCCAAACAAACCTACGGATTTAGGAACTAATGAGAGCAATTATAGAATCATTTATTAAGAACCGATTATTCTTTTATCTAGGAACTAGCTTTGTCTTCCTAGCGGGAATCGTATCTTTGTTAGGTTTACGCCGAGATACATTTCCTAATGTGGATATGAAGCAGCTCGTGATTACCACGAAATTTCCGGGAGCCTCACCGGCCGATGTGGAGCTTCGAGTCACATATCCGATCGAAGAGAAAATTAAGGAAATCGACGGAATAGACGAAATACGTTCTTTTTCGAGAAATTCCGCATCGGATATAGATGTTCGGGTTAGTCTGGAAGAAAAGGATCCTGAAAAGATTTTAGACGAGATTCGCCGTGCGGTAGACAATGCGATTTCCGAATTCCCGCCTCAAGTTACGGAGAAACCGAAAATCATAGAAAGAAAATCAAGTTCGTATCCGGTTTTGGAATTTTCCGTTTTTGGGGGAAAAGACGAAATCGAACTACACACAACGGCCGAGTTTTTGGAAAGAGAGCTAGAAAAAATTTCCGGAGTGGCTCGCGTGGACGTCTTCGGAAAGAGGGATCGTGAATGGCAGATATTGGTGAACGCGAATCGATTGAAGCATTATCAATTGGATCTTTCCGATATTACCACTGCGATTCGAAATAGAAATGTGAATTTACCGGCCGGGTCCGTGGATTCCGAGACGGCGTTCGACCTTAGAATCGACGGAGAATTTAGAAATCCATCCGATATTTATAAAATTCCGATTCGCACCAACGATCTTTTCTCCAAAGTCGAATTGGGGAGTCTCGCTCGAGTCGAAGATACTTTTGAATATCCCAGATTTCTCGCAATTGCGAACGGAAAGCAAGGTCTGATTCTTTCCGTGGTAAAAAAGGAGAGAGCCGACGCGATAGATGTGGCCGATCATGTGCGTAAGCGTTTGGCCGAATTGGAAAAAACAGCTCCGCCTGAAATTAAAACCGTGATGTTAAGCGACGAAGCAAAGCGGACCAGTAAGCGTTTGGATATCGTTTCCAATAATGCCTTAATCGGATTTTGCATCGTTTTCGGTATCCTGTTTCTTTTCCTGGATTTCAGAACGGCTACGATTACTTCTTTATCGCTTCCTATTTCCATGTTAATGACTTTTGCCGTGCTTCCTTTTTTCGACGTATCCTTCAATATGATTTCCATGATGGGATTGATCATAGCTCTCGGAATGCTCGTCGACAACTCGATCGTGATCTCGGAGAATATTTACACGTATCTCGGAAAGAATATGGATTCGTTTACTGCATCCGTTAAAGGTACTCTGGAAATGCTGGTTCCGATTTTCGGATCATACCTTACGACGGTTGCCGCGTTTCTTCCGATGCTTTTTATGTCCGGAGTTATGGGAAAGTTCGTTTGGCAGATTCCTCTCGTAGTGATTGTTGCTTTGACGGCTAGTTTGATAGAATCCTTTTTATTTTTGCCGGCACGGATCACCGCATTCGCAAAAACTCCGGACCAATTAAAGCGGACGACCGGTTTTAGAAAAACCTTGGACGCTTTCTTTCATAGAATGGAGGAGCGCTTTTCCGATTTCGTAGCATTTACGTTACGTCATAAATATTCCTCTTTCATAACCATCTTGATTCTGATTCTGGCCTCCTTCGTGGCGTTGAGCCGGATGAAGTTCATTCTTTTTCCTAAGGAAGATATAGAAATTTTTACCGTTAAAGCGGAATTTCCCAGCTCGTTTCGAATCTATCAAACTAGGGAAAAAATGAAATACATGGAGACGATTATTAAAAGAATTCCGCCGGACGAACTCGTAAGCTATTCCATTAAAATCGGAGTTCAACAGACCGATCCGGAAGATCCGCTTTCGCGATACGGGGAAAATCTTGGGGTGATTTTGGTTTATCTGACGCCCGAATCGGAAAGAAAAAGAAAAGCGGGAGAAATCCTTGCTTCTCTAGAATCGGATTTTCGTAAGACTCCTAGTTTAGTGGACGTTTATATGGAGGAATTCGGGGCGGCCCCTCCGATCGGCGCGCCGATTACGGTTTCAATATTAGGAAAAGATTATAAGGATTTGACGAAAGTTTCTGCGGAATTGCAGACTTTTCTGAAGACGATTCCGGGCGTCCATTCGGTTAGAGACGATTATCGGTACGGTCGCAAACAGATGCAAGTTCGGTTGGACGAAGGTTTGGAAAGTTTTACCGGAGTCTCTACTTTCGCGGCGGCAAATATGCTTCGAACGGCGTACGACGGGGAACGAGCAGGAACCGTAAGAAAGGGGCGAACTAAGATTTATCTTCGAGTCATGTACGATAAGGATTTTAGAAAAAATCCGGATGAGATCAAGCACATTCCGCTGCGGAATAAAGCGGGAAATATTACCCATTTGTCCAAGATTTCAAAAATGGAGCTGGTCGATTCCCCCGAACTTCTATCTCATAGGGAGTTTGAAAGGGCAATAACGGTGAATGCGGAGATCAAGGTCGATCAAATTACGGCTCACGAAGCGAATTCGAAAATTATAGAAGTCTTTAAACCTTTGATAGAGCGCCAATATCCCGGAATCTCGCTTGCATTCGGTGGGGAAGAAAAGGATACACAAAGATCCATGGAATCTCTAGGAAAGGCCGGCCTTTTGGCGCTATTCGGAATTTTCGCCATTTTAGCTTTGACGATGCAGAATTTTTGGAAACCTTTCCTGATTCTGAGCACGATTCCGTTAGGGATCATGGGAATCGTACTAGGTTTTCCTCTTTCAGGTAAGTCGATCAGCTTCCTTGCAATGATCGGGATTATCGGACTCGCCGGCGTGCTTGTAAACGCATCCATCGTACTTGTGGATTGCATCGATTCGATTCAAAAGGGATCCACGGATTCTATGGACGAAATTCTGTTGGAAGCAAGTCGAAGGAGATTTCGACCAATTCTTTTAACAACGCTTACGACGGTTGCGGGAATTCTTCCGACGGCCTACGGTCTAGGTGGAACGGATCCGGTCCTAGTTCCGATGACTTTAGCTTTAGGTTGGGGACTTGGGTTCGGCACATTGGGAAGTCTACTTTATGTGCCGGTAACTCTTTCAGTTTTTCACCGGTTTGCTTCGAAAAAAAAGAAGGTTCATCATTAGAAGCAGGGTGGCGTTGAATCGATTCGATTGGAATTAGATTCTCCAACCGATTTTGAATTTTCGCGACAGGGATGCGAAGGGCAAAGTCCGGACGCGTGGTTCATAGGGTAGGTTGCCGCTCGGGTGCATTTAAGCGCACGGATGAGCGGGACTCCGCGAACCCGTAGCAGCCCGGTCCTGCCTAAGCAGGAGTCGCCCTAAGACCTTCGTTTATTAAATAGAACGGCGTCGAATGAATCTTTTTTCGTATCTAAATCTCTTGCGTACCATTCCCCTCGCCTGATCCTGTCCAATGGAATGTCGTACGATCATAAGAATATTCTAGATACGGAACAATTCTCCAAAGAAGACCTTGATTTCCTAGTGAAGCAAACTAGGGAAATGGAACGTTTGATGGAGGCCGGTAAGGCCTTCGGAATCCTGGAAGGAAAACTTCTGGCTTCGCTCTTCTTTGAGGCTTCTACTCGGACCCGATTGTCTTTCGAAGCCGCCATGGAGCGACTGGGGGGAAGAGTCATTTCCACGGTGGGCTTTCAATTCTCATCCATTTCGAAAGGTGAAACCCTATATGATACGATGAAAATGGTCGAAGCGTATGCGGACATCGCGGTGATTCGACATCCTGTGGAAGGTTCTTCCAGAATCGCAGCCGGTGCGGTAAGTATTCCAGTGATTAATGCAGGTGACGGAGCGGGACAACATCCGACTCAGGCGTTATTGGATTTGTATACGATCATTTCCGAAAAAGGGAAATTGGACGGGCTGGTGCTTGCGTTTATCGGAGATTTAAAATACGGCCGAACGATCCATAGTCTTATCAATCTATTGCGCCACTATAAAGTACATTTGTATCTTATCTCTCCGCCGGAACTTGCTCTTCCAGATTCTTATAAGAAAGGTCTTTCCGGTTTTCCGATCTCTTTCGAAGAAAGCGAGGACATCAAAAAAGTCTGGGAATGCGACGTCGCCTATGTGACTCGAATTCAAGAGGAACGATTTCCCGATCACAGAGAATTCGAGAGATTAAAGGAATCCTTTAAGGTAAATAAGGAACTCATTCTTGCGTCTAAGAAAGATACGACGATATTGCACCCGCTTCCTAGAGTGAATGAGCTTTCGACCGACGTTGACGATCTACCGAACGCGGCCTATTTTCGCCAGGCAAAATACGGTGTCGTAAGCAGAATGACTTTGCTTTGCCTTTCTCTTGGAGTGAAGTTCTGATCGATATTTTGCTTGTCGCAATTGTTTCGAATCGCACTGGAATCAAAATCCCCCAAGCAAAGCCTTATTCTTAATGGAACGGAAAATCTGGACATACGAAGAAGCCCGTAAAATTCTACCTTATGTTAGGTCGATTACCGAAGAATTTTACTCGTCCGTTAATGAATTACATCGAGAACTCAAAGAAGAAATATTAAGAGAAAACGAGTTGGAGGCTAAAGAAAGCCAACTCGAAGAATTGTTAATCGAATGGGCCGAGAAGATCCGCGAACTAGGGATCGAAGTTAAAGGACTTTGGTTAGTCGATTTCGATAACGGAAGAGGATATTATTGTTGGCATCTGGGAGAGGAGGATCTCCTCTTCGAACACGGGTACGACGAAGGCTTTTCCGGACGAAGGCCGATCGACGATAATGACGAGGAAAACGAATAAAGAGTATGGCGAATATCAACGAGAACTATTTGAAATTAAAAGCCGGGTATCTATTTCCGGAGATCGGACGCAGGGTTAAAGCGTATTCCGAGAAAAATCCCAGCGCAAAAATTATCCGTTTAGGGATCGGAGACGTTACTCTGCCGTTAGCGCCGTCCGTAGTCGATGCCTTGGTAAAA includes:
- a CDS encoding DUF2203 domain-containing protein, translating into MERKIWTYEEARKILPYVRSITEEFYSSVNELHRELKEEILRENELEAKESQLEELLIEWAEKIRELGIEVKGLWLVDFDNGRGYYCWHLGEEDLLFEHGYDEGFSGRRPIDDNDEENE
- the pyrB gene encoding aspartate carbamoyltransferase gives rise to the protein MSYDHKNILDTEQFSKEDLDFLVKQTREMERLMEAGKAFGILEGKLLASLFFEASTRTRLSFEAAMERLGGRVISTVGFQFSSISKGETLYDTMKMVEAYADIAVIRHPVEGSSRIAAGAVSIPVINAGDGAGQHPTQALLDLYTIISEKGKLDGLVLAFIGDLKYGRTIHSLINLLRHYKVHLYLISPPELALPDSYKKGLSGFPISFEESEDIKKVWECDVAYVTRIQEERFPDHREFERLKESFKVNKELILASKKDTTILHPLPRVNELSTDVDDLPNAAYFRQAKYGVVSRMTLLCLSLGVKF
- a CDS encoding efflux RND transporter permease subunit, giving the protein MRAIIESFIKNRLFFYLGTSFVFLAGIVSLLGLRRDTFPNVDMKQLVITTKFPGASPADVELRVTYPIEEKIKEIDGIDEIRSFSRNSASDIDVRVSLEEKDPEKILDEIRRAVDNAISEFPPQVTEKPKIIERKSSSYPVLEFSVFGGKDEIELHTTAEFLERELEKISGVARVDVFGKRDREWQILVNANRLKHYQLDLSDITTAIRNRNVNLPAGSVDSETAFDLRIDGEFRNPSDIYKIPIRTNDLFSKVELGSLARVEDTFEYPRFLAIANGKQGLILSVVKKERADAIDVADHVRKRLAELEKTAPPEIKTVMLSDEAKRTSKRLDIVSNNALIGFCIVFGILFLFLDFRTATITSLSLPISMLMTFAVLPFFDVSFNMISMMGLIIALGMLVDNSIVISENIYTYLGKNMDSFTASVKGTLEMLVPIFGSYLTTVAAFLPMLFMSGVMGKFVWQIPLVVIVALTASLIESFLFLPARITAFAKTPDQLKRTTGFRKTLDAFFHRMEERFSDFVAFTLRHKYSSFITILILILASFVALSRMKFILFPKEDIEIFTVKAEFPSSFRIYQTREKMKYMETIIKRIPPDELVSYSIKIGVQQTDPEDPLSRYGENLGVILVYLTPESERKRKAGEILASLESDFRKTPSLVDVYMEEFGAAPPIGAPITVSILGKDYKDLTKVSAELQTFLKTIPGVHSVRDDYRYGRKQMQVRLDEGLESFTGVSTFAAANMLRTAYDGERAGTVRKGRTKIYLRVMYDKDFRKNPDEIKHIPLRNKAGNITHLSKISKMELVDSPELLSHREFERAITVNAEIKVDQITAHEANSKIIEVFKPLIERQYPGISLAFGGEEKDTQRSMESLGKAGLLALFGIFAILALTMQNFWKPFLILSTIPLGIMGIVLGFPLSGKSISFLAMIGIIGLAGVLVNASIVLVDCIDSIQKGSTDSMDEILLEASRRRFRPILLTTLTTVAGILPTAYGLGGTDPVLVPMTLALGWGLGFGTLGSLLYVPVTLSVFHRFASKKKKVHH